A region from the uncultured Holophaga sp. genome encodes:
- the coxB gene encoding cytochrome c oxidase subunit II, with translation MEWMTQASTSAQHADRVFLAVLALSFVILVLITLTMIYFVIRYNKKRHPVAEQIEGSTTLEITWTVITGIIFLAIFYFGWTNYDYTRAAPRDSMVVEVTGRQWSWSFKYPNGKQTNVLYAVLGKPTKVEIRSVDVVHGFFIPAFRLKMDAVPGHTNETWFEPTRLGSYDVECTVICGVSHSVMLSKVMVVNEDEFKAWYFGGENAPEPGREGLVRKTTAPPPELPGIQVMRTYECLSCHSTDGAPMVGPTFKGLYGKEEEILDGASYRKVTVDEAHLGRAIRDPQRRPVKGYPPSMPAFNLSDQEMTDVVEAIKGMH, from the coding sequence ATGGAATGGATGACCCAAGCTTCGACATCGGCCCAGCATGCGGACAGGGTGTTCCTGGCCGTGCTGGCGCTCTCCTTCGTGATCCTGGTCCTGATCACCCTGACCATGATCTATTTCGTGATCCGGTACAACAAGAAGCGACACCCTGTGGCGGAGCAGATAGAAGGGAGCACGACCCTGGAGATCACCTGGACCGTGATCACCGGGATCATCTTCCTGGCCATCTTCTACTTCGGCTGGACCAACTACGACTACACCCGGGCCGCCCCCAGGGATTCCATGGTCGTAGAGGTCACCGGTCGGCAGTGGAGTTGGTCCTTCAAGTATCCCAACGGCAAGCAGACCAACGTGCTCTACGCCGTCCTGGGCAAACCCACCAAGGTGGAGATCCGCTCGGTGGATGTGGTGCACGGTTTCTTCATTCCGGCCTTCCGGCTCAAGATGGATGCCGTTCCCGGCCACACCAACGAGACCTGGTTCGAGCCCACCCGGCTGGGCTCCTACGATGTCGAGTGCACAGTGATCTGCGGGGTCAGCCACTCGGTCATGCTTTCCAAGGTGATGGTGGTGAACGAGGACGAATTCAAGGCCTGGTATTTCGGAGGAGAGAATGCCCCCGAGCCTGGACGGGAGGGGCTTGTGAGGAAGACCACGGCTCCGCCGCCGGAGCTGCCGGGGATCCAGGTCATGCGGACCTATGAGTGCCTTTCCTGCCACTCCACCGATGGGGCGCCCATGGTGGGTCCCACCTTCAAGGGGCTGTATGGCAAAGAGGAGGAGATCCTCGACGGGGCCAGCTATCGGAAGGTGACCGTGGATGAGGCCCACCTGGGCCGCGCCATCCGGGACCCCCAGCGGCGCCCGGTGAAGGGCTATCCCCCCTCCATGCCCGCCTTCAACCTCAGCGATCAGGAGATGACGGATGTGGTTGAGGCGATCAAGGGGATGCATTGA
- a CDS encoding MacB family efflux pump subunit, producing MGEMLLELKGVFRRYPSGDQEVVALRDVDLCIAAGEMLAIVGPSGSGKSTLMNLLGCLDRPSEGSYRVAGQDVGSLDSDALARLRREHFGFIFQRYHLLPHLDALQNAEIPAVYAGADKVARRKRAQELLARLGLTDRASHRPGQLSGGQQQRVSIARALMNGGDVILADEPTGALDSRSGQEMMAILHELHAQGHTIILVTHDMQVARHAQRIIEISDGAITRDQPNPEAPQASAPSRKLEKAAPASMSPLRAAWGRFGEAFRMALIAMGTHRMRTLLTMLGIIIGITSVVSVVALGQGARQKVVNDISSMGTNVIDVYPGGDWGDDRTGTTYTLVPRDLEALNAQVYVDSATPTVGGSQVLRYKNRKANSTVNGVGEQYFRVRGLEMAEGAAFDHQDILHQSQVVVIDANTRKKFFPDGENPIGQVLLLGTLPARVIGVAKEKESPFGSNSNLEVWVPYTTSMNRILGQQYFSSITVRVRDGISNQVAQQSIIDLLKRRHGTKDFYTNSSDSILKTVKKTTATLTLLISAIAVISLVVGGIGVMNIMLVSVNERTHEIGIRMAVGARQDDILQQFLIEAVLVCLLGGTIGILASFGVSLIFPLFVTAIAMKFSVLSIVAAVLCSSIIGVLFGFLPARNAAQLDPIEALARE from the coding sequence ATGGGCGAAATGCTGCTTGAGCTGAAGGGGGTCTTCCGCCGCTACCCTTCAGGGGATCAGGAGGTGGTTGCGCTCCGGGATGTGGATCTCTGCATCGCGGCCGGGGAGATGCTGGCCATCGTGGGGCCATCCGGCTCGGGCAAGTCCACCCTCATGAACCTCCTGGGCTGCCTGGATCGTCCCAGCGAGGGCAGCTACCGGGTTGCCGGCCAGGATGTGGGCTCCCTGGACAGCGATGCCCTGGCGAGGTTGCGCCGGGAGCACTTCGGCTTCATCTTCCAGCGCTACCACCTGCTGCCCCACCTGGATGCCCTCCAGAACGCCGAGATCCCGGCCGTCTACGCCGGGGCGGACAAGGTTGCCCGGCGCAAGCGGGCCCAGGAACTCCTGGCCCGGCTGGGGCTGACCGATCGCGCCAGCCACCGGCCTGGACAGCTCTCCGGTGGACAGCAGCAGCGTGTCTCCATCGCCAGGGCCCTCATGAACGGCGGGGATGTCATCCTGGCGGATGAGCCCACCGGCGCTCTCGACAGCCGCAGTGGGCAGGAGATGATGGCCATCCTCCATGAGCTTCACGCCCAAGGGCACACCATCATCCTGGTGACCCATGACATGCAGGTGGCCCGCCACGCTCAGCGGATCATCGAGATCAGCGACGGGGCCATCACGCGCGACCAGCCCAATCCTGAGGCTCCCCAGGCGTCTGCACCGTCCCGTAAGCTGGAAAAGGCGGCACCCGCTTCGATGAGCCCCCTCCGGGCGGCCTGGGGGCGCTTCGGGGAGGCCTTCCGCATGGCCCTCATCGCCATGGGGACTCACCGGATGCGGACCCTCTTGACCATGCTCGGGATCATCATCGGCATCACCTCCGTGGTCTCGGTGGTGGCTCTGGGTCAGGGGGCCAGGCAGAAGGTGGTGAACGACATCAGCTCCATGGGCACCAATGTCATCGATGTCTATCCCGGAGGTGACTGGGGCGATGACCGGACCGGAACCACCTATACCCTCGTTCCCCGGGACCTGGAGGCCCTCAATGCCCAGGTCTATGTGGACAGCGCCACCCCGACGGTGGGAGGCAGCCAGGTGCTCCGCTACAAGAACCGCAAGGCCAACTCCACCGTGAACGGTGTCGGGGAACAGTATTTCCGGGTTCGCGGTCTGGAGATGGCTGAAGGCGCAGCCTTCGACCACCAGGACATCCTCCACCAGTCACAGGTGGTGGTCATCGATGCCAATACCCGCAAGAAGTTCTTCCCCGACGGGGAGAACCCCATCGGACAGGTACTGCTGCTGGGCACGCTGCCGGCCCGGGTCATCGGGGTGGCCAAGGAGAAAGAGAGCCCCTTCGGCAGCAACTCGAACCTGGAGGTCTGGGTGCCCTACACCACCTCCATGAACCGCATCCTTGGCCAGCAGTACTTCAGCTCCATCACGGTGAGGGTCCGGGACGGGATCTCCAACCAGGTGGCCCAGCAGAGCATCATCGATCTCCTCAAGCGCCGCCACGGCACCAAGGACTTCTACACCAACAGCTCGGACAGCATCCTCAAAACCGTCAAGAAGACCACCGCCACTCTCACCCTCCTGATCTCGGCCATCGCTGTCATCTCCCTGGTGGTGGGGGGCATCGGGGTGATGAACATCATGCTGGTGTCCGTCAACGAGCGGACCCATGAGATCGGCATCCGCATGGCGGTGGGGGCCCGGCAGGACGATATCCTCCAGCAGTTCCTCATTGAGGCGGTGCTGGTATGCCTCCTGGGCGGCACCATCGGGATCCTGGCCTCCTTCGGGGTATCCCTGATCTTCCCGCTCTTCGTCACCGCCATCGCCATGAAGTTCTCGGTGCTCTCCATCGTGGCGGCGGTGCTCTGCTCCTCCATCATCGGGGTTCTCTTCGGATTCCTGCCTGCTCGCAATGCCGCGCAGCTCGATCCCATCGAAGCCCTCGCCCGTGAATGA
- a CDS encoding cobalamin-dependent protein (Presence of a B(12) (cobalamin)-binding domain implies dependence on cobalamin itself, in one of its several forms, or in some unusual lineages, dependence on a cobalamin-like analog.), whose product MSPPVRLFIESLLAFDRARCWRLLEEARSGDFSIRRLEALVVPALEEIGRAWERGELALAEVYMAGRICEEAMASLLKQPTQPTGPGPLIGVAVLEDFHLLGKRIITSMLRSAGYRVMDYGGGVKPAHLIEKALSDKVDLLMVSVLMVHSAIHLGQVQRTLASTPGAPPLVVGGAPFRLDPELGHLLGLQNVGSSASDALRYARHFLGEPCR is encoded by the coding sequence ATGTCCCCACCTGTCCGACTGTTCATCGAGTCCCTGCTGGCCTTCGACAGGGCTCGTTGCTGGAGACTGCTGGAAGAGGCCCGCAGTGGCGACTTCTCCATCCGAAGACTCGAGGCCCTGGTCGTCCCAGCCCTGGAGGAGATCGGCAGAGCCTGGGAACGGGGGGAACTGGCCTTGGCGGAAGTCTACATGGCGGGACGCATCTGCGAAGAGGCGATGGCATCCCTGCTGAAGCAACCGACCCAGCCCACAGGGCCGGGGCCCCTCATTGGGGTGGCTGTCCTGGAGGACTTCCACCTCTTGGGCAAGCGGATCATCACCAGCATGCTCCGCTCTGCCGGCTACCGAGTCATGGACTATGGTGGGGGCGTAAAGCCAGCACACCTGATCGAAAAAGCCCTGTCCGACAAGGTGGATCTCCTGATGGTCTCAGTGCTCATGGTCCACTCGGCCATCCACCTGGGGCAGGTTCAGAGGACCCTGGCCAGCACGCCGGGGGCCCCGCCTCTGGTGGTAGGAGGGGCCCCCTTCCGCCTGGACCCGGAGCTTGGCCACCTCCTAGGCCTGCAAAATGTCGGCAGTTCCGCCAGCGACGCGCTCCGCTACGCCCGCCACTTCCTGGGGGAACCATGCCGATGA
- a CDS encoding uroporphyrinogen decarboxylase family protein encodes MPMTSTQRIQAALMHTEGDRVPFILSLVLHGAKAVGLDLPSYFRDPKACAEGQIKLRERYGTDALAGIPYAAVEYEGWGGESLFSDEGSPNAGAPLFGPKELTRGVEPPRVRDSPRLQQILTGIRHLRSRVADEVPIIGQILSPFALPIFQIGFSAYLDLLYEDRPTFWSLMTANTAFALEWAEAQADAGASALVYGDPLASGSLIPLPLYQETGARVAADILPALKRPVLFHLGSASVGSALDTILTLSPAGVSVGFGDELAEMKTRCKGQLALAGNLNGIAMIHWSAAQATEEVRKALALGGPGGGFVLTDQLGELPISVPEEIIGTIAEAARTLGRYPLQLEH; translated from the coding sequence ATGCCGATGACCTCCACCCAAAGGATCCAGGCGGCACTCATGCACACCGAAGGCGATCGGGTACCCTTCATCCTCTCCCTGGTGCTTCACGGAGCGAAGGCTGTCGGTCTCGACCTTCCTAGCTACTTCCGGGATCCGAAGGCCTGCGCCGAAGGTCAGATCAAGCTGCGGGAGCGTTACGGAACCGACGCCCTCGCAGGGATTCCCTATGCAGCTGTGGAATATGAAGGCTGGGGCGGCGAGAGCCTCTTCAGCGACGAGGGTTCCCCCAACGCCGGTGCACCCCTCTTCGGCCCCAAAGAGCTAACCAGGGGAGTGGAGCCTCCGAGGGTTCGGGATTCCCCCCGTCTCCAGCAGATACTCACGGGGATCCGCCATCTGCGGAGCAGGGTTGCGGACGAAGTGCCCATCATTGGACAGATCCTCTCACCCTTCGCTCTGCCGATTTTCCAGATCGGCTTCAGTGCCTACCTGGATCTGCTCTATGAGGACCGCCCGACCTTCTGGTCGCTGATGACCGCCAACACCGCCTTTGCCCTTGAGTGGGCGGAGGCCCAGGCCGATGCCGGGGCCTCCGCCCTGGTGTACGGCGATCCCCTCGCCTCCGGAAGCCTGATACCCCTCCCCTTGTATCAGGAGACCGGGGCCAGGGTCGCCGCCGACATCCTGCCTGCCTTGAAGCGGCCCGTGCTCTTCCACCTGGGATCGGCCTCCGTCGGTTCCGCTCTCGACACCATCCTGACGCTGTCTCCAGCCGGGGTCAGCGTCGGCTTCGGTGATGAGCTCGCAGAGATGAAGACGCGCTGCAAGGGCCAGCTCGCTCTCGCTGGCAACCTGAACGGAATCGCCATGATCCACTGGTCCGCAGCCCAGGCCACAGAAGAGGTCAGAAAGGCTCTGGCCCTCGGTGGGCCTGGAGGTGGATTCGTCCTCACGGACCAGCTCGGCGAACTTCCGATCTCAGTGCCCGAAGAGATCATTGGCACCATCGCCGAGGCCGCCCGGACGCTGGGACGCTATCCTCTGCAACTGGAGCATTGA
- a CDS encoding efflux RND transporter periplasmic adaptor subunit, producing the protein MNEGFSRRKVLLGVCVLAVVAVVAVLKACSRQGPPQAITARVERMDLEESVLATGTLNPLRTVAVGAQVTGQLKTLHVALGERVKKGQLLAEIDPVLQENSLKDAQASLANAVAECKAKAALVHQYDLAFKRQQVLDTQGAGARADFESARASLETAKAEMAALEASVNKAKVAVATAQANLGYTRIMAPIDGTVLSISTEEGQTVVSTQSVSTILTLADLDTLTIKAQISEADVARVKPGLPVYFTTLGDSEKRYPSTLRAIEPGPVSSSSSSSSSSSSTTSSTSAIYYNGLFEIPNPDHLLRSSMTAQVSIVLNEAKQTLCIPASALGDKDRTGWCMVKVMQEGRIEPRKVRIGINNRVHAQVLEGLREGDQVVVGDTAAPTTQAGGPGGMHPPPPGR; encoded by the coding sequence ATGAACGAAGGCTTCTCCAGGCGTAAGGTGCTGCTGGGCGTGTGCGTCCTGGCCGTGGTGGCGGTGGTGGCCGTCTTGAAGGCGTGCAGCCGCCAGGGGCCTCCCCAGGCCATCACGGCCCGGGTGGAGCGGATGGACCTGGAGGAGAGCGTTCTGGCCACCGGCACCCTCAATCCACTTCGCACCGTGGCGGTGGGCGCTCAGGTCACCGGCCAGCTCAAGACCCTGCATGTGGCTCTGGGCGAGCGGGTGAAGAAGGGCCAGCTCTTGGCCGAGATCGATCCGGTGCTCCAGGAGAACTCCCTGAAGGACGCCCAGGCCTCGCTGGCCAATGCGGTGGCGGAGTGCAAGGCCAAGGCGGCGCTGGTGCACCAGTATGACTTGGCCTTCAAGCGCCAGCAGGTCCTGGATACCCAGGGTGCAGGGGCCAGAGCCGACTTTGAATCGGCCCGGGCCTCTCTTGAGACTGCGAAGGCGGAGATGGCCGCCCTGGAGGCCTCCGTCAACAAGGCCAAGGTTGCCGTGGCCACGGCCCAGGCGAACCTGGGCTACACCCGCATCATGGCCCCCATTGATGGGACAGTGCTCAGCATCAGTACCGAGGAGGGCCAGACCGTGGTCTCGACCCAGTCGGTGTCCACCATTCTCACCTTGGCCGATCTGGATACCCTGACCATCAAGGCTCAGATCTCCGAGGCGGATGTGGCCCGGGTGAAGCCAGGCCTGCCGGTGTACTTCACCACCCTAGGTGACTCGGAGAAGCGCTATCCCAGCACCCTGCGCGCCATCGAACCCGGGCCGGTGTCCAGCTCCTCCAGCAGCTCCTCGAGTTCCTCCAGCACGACCTCCAGCACCTCGGCCATCTATTACAACGGTCTCTTCGAGATCCCCAATCCGGACCACCTGCTCCGTTCCTCCATGACCGCCCAGGTGTCCATTGTGCTCAACGAGGCCAAGCAGACCCTTTGCATCCCGGCTTCCGCACTGGGGGACAAGGACCGCACGGGATGGTGCATGGTGAAGGTCATGCAGGAGGGACGGATCGAGCCCAGGAAGGTGCGCATCGGCATCAACAACCGGGTCCACGCGCAGGTCCTGGAGGGGCTCCGGGAGGGAGACCAGGTTGTGGTGGGGGATACCGCCGCCCCGACCACCCAGGCCGGCGGGCCCGGGGGCATGCATCCGCCGCCGCCCGGGAGGTAG
- a CDS encoding efflux transporter outer membrane subunit: MKLNRCLLGLVPLLLMTGCLKVHRESPRVVLPGAWKGPVPEGPGLAAGGAWWRAFGDPELDRLVELALKTNNDLAAAALKVRKAQLEAGLTDTNLTPDVSASLTGEGDRDLKAHQTTRAYTGSLSLSYEVDLWGRLASARDASHWEAEATEADRRNTALVLVGTAAKAYWQVAYLNQRITTAEASLAYARKTRDLVQVKYGAGAVSRLDLVQAGQTVASQQSTLEDLKRQLAAARNALAILFDRAPGETLTDPASLPTAPLPKVEAGLPATLLARRPDLEAAELRLRESWAEVDATRASFYPTLTLTGALGSSSETLRQVLKNPVATLGAGLTLPFLQWNTARRKVRISKTAYEIAVTDYRQTLYAALADVEDALVAVEAYRVQALSLEESLDLAREAERLSEIRYRAGAVAIQVWLDAQETRRSAENSLAENRLNRLQALMTLFQALGGGQDKTSLRG, translated from the coding sequence ATGAAGCTGAACCGCTGTCTGCTTGGGCTGGTGCCACTCCTCTTGATGACCGGCTGCCTGAAGGTCCACCGCGAGTCGCCCAGAGTGGTGCTGCCCGGGGCCTGGAAGGGGCCGGTGCCCGAGGGCCCAGGCCTGGCTGCTGGGGGGGCTTGGTGGCGGGCCTTTGGGGATCCGGAATTGGACCGGCTGGTTGAGCTGGCGCTCAAGACCAACAACGATCTGGCTGCGGCCGCCCTCAAGGTCAGAAAGGCTCAGCTGGAGGCGGGACTCACGGATACCAATCTCACACCTGATGTCAGTGCCTCCCTCACTGGCGAGGGGGATAGGGACCTCAAGGCCCACCAGACCACCAGGGCTTATACCGGCAGTCTGAGCCTCAGTTATGAGGTGGACCTCTGGGGACGCCTGGCCAGCGCCCGAGATGCCAGCCACTGGGAGGCCGAGGCCACTGAGGCCGACCGCCGGAATACAGCCCTGGTCCTGGTGGGGACCGCCGCCAAGGCCTACTGGCAGGTGGCCTACCTCAATCAGCGGATCACCACTGCCGAGGCCAGCCTCGCCTATGCACGGAAGACCCGGGATCTGGTCCAGGTCAAATACGGGGCAGGGGCCGTCTCCAGGCTGGACCTGGTCCAGGCGGGTCAGACCGTGGCCAGCCAGCAGTCCACCCTGGAGGATCTGAAGCGCCAACTGGCTGCCGCCCGGAATGCTTTGGCCATCCTCTTTGATCGGGCACCCGGGGAGACCCTGACGGACCCGGCCAGTCTGCCGACCGCCCCCTTACCCAAGGTTGAAGCGGGCTTGCCGGCCACTCTGCTGGCGCGGCGGCCGGACCTGGAGGCGGCCGAGTTGCGCCTCAGGGAGTCCTGGGCAGAGGTGGATGCCACGCGGGCCAGTTTTTATCCCACTCTGACCCTCACCGGGGCCCTGGGCAGCAGCAGCGAGACCCTGCGGCAGGTCCTGAAAAACCCGGTGGCCACCCTGGGGGCAGGCCTCACGCTGCCCTTTCTCCAGTGGAACACCGCTCGCCGCAAGGTCAGGATCTCCAAGACGGCCTATGAGATTGCGGTCACGGACTACCGGCAGACCCTCTATGCCGCCCTGGCGGACGTGGAAGATGCCCTGGTGGCGGTGGAGGCCTACCGGGTTCAGGCCTTGAGCCTGGAGGAGAGCCTGGACCTCGCACGGGAAGCGGAGCGCCTCTCCGAGATCCGATACCGGGCTGGAGCTGTGGCGATCCAGGTCTGGCTGGACGCTCAAGAGACCAGGAGAAGCGCTGAGAACAGCCTGGCGGAGAACCGCCTCAACAGGCTGCAGGCCCTGATGACGCTGTTCCAGGCTCTCGGCGGAGGCCAGGATAAAACTTCTCTTAGAGGTTGA
- a CDS encoding UbiA family prenyltransferase, whose protein sequence is MSGVPSILRPPAAGSSALPLGSFLRSLAVLVKLPIALATAATALVGAWIAPLRGLPLLWVGVGTLLLAMGAGSLNQIQECRLDARMLRTCGRPLPGGRLGLGAAWGVVLLGVAGGTGLLAGLGLGPVLIGLATLVWYNAVYTPLKRVSALAVLPGALVGALPPFIGWTAAGRQALEEPILVLGFLLLVWQIPHFWLLVLRHGEDYRRAGFPTLQERLSPWGLERLTTLWIGLLACSTPLLPGVGLVRQPLLRGVVIAVSLALLGMALGLLRGWARPRAFLGVNLFGLLMGVVIVLDPLLR, encoded by the coding sequence TTGAGCGGGGTTCCGTCGATTCTGCGCCCTCCGGCAGCCGGATCCAGCGCTCTGCCCCTGGGCTCTTTCCTCCGTTCCCTGGCAGTCCTGGTCAAGCTGCCCATCGCGCTGGCCACAGCGGCCACCGCCCTGGTCGGGGCCTGGATCGCCCCCCTCCGGGGCCTCCCCCTCCTCTGGGTCGGGGTGGGGACGCTGCTCCTGGCCATGGGGGCAGGGAGCCTCAACCAGATCCAGGAGTGCAGGCTTGACGCCCGGATGCTCCGCACCTGCGGGCGCCCCCTTCCGGGAGGCCGCTTGGGTCTGGGGGCGGCCTGGGGCGTCGTCCTCCTCGGGGTGGCCGGAGGGACAGGATTACTGGCCGGGCTCGGCCTGGGGCCGGTGCTGATCGGGTTGGCCACCCTGGTCTGGTACAACGCCGTCTACACGCCCCTCAAGCGCGTCTCCGCCCTGGCGGTCCTGCCGGGGGCCCTGGTGGGTGCGCTCCCCCCCTTCATCGGGTGGACCGCGGCGGGCAGACAAGCCCTGGAAGAGCCCATCCTGGTGCTGGGCTTCCTCCTGCTGGTCTGGCAGATTCCCCACTTCTGGCTCCTGGTCCTGCGCCACGGCGAGGACTACCGTCGGGCGGGCTTCCCCACCCTCCAGGAGCGGCTGAGCCCCTGGGGGCTGGAGCGGCTGACAACCCTCTGGATCGGCCTTCTGGCCTGCTCGACACCCCTGCTGCCCGGGGTGGGACTGGTGCGCCAGCCCCTTCTGCGGGGGGTGGTGATCGCAGTTTCCCTGGCCCTGCTGGGCATGGCCCTGGGGCTCCTGCGGGGCTGGGCGAGGCCCCGCGCCTTCCTGGGGGTCAACCTCTTCGGTCTGCTGATGGGTGTGGTGATCGTCCTGGATCCCCTTCTGAGGTGA
- the aspS gene encoding aspartate--tRNA ligase, with protein MKLDRLSDFTRSHRNGELRLSHAGQQVRLLGWCKRIRNLGSLVFLDLRDRWGVVQLVADETQVSPELLARLKAVRSEFVLGAEGLVAEREQKNPNLPTGEIEVRLTELRILNTAQTPPIPVDDASQEANEDLRLKYRFLDLRREKLQRNLVLRSETSNIIRNYFRRHDFIEVETPILGKSTPEGARDYLVPSRVHPGEFFALPQSPQLFKQLLQVSGFERYIQICRCFRDEDLRADRQPEFTQVDMEMSFVRQEDVQSMVEGLMAELAPLAGKTAQGPFARLPYRDAMEWYGSDKPDLRCSLKIQDLTPLFAQSEFNLFRAAADSQGQRRVRAVFFPGENPGALSRKQLDEMQEAAKQLGAGGLPYVKWGKEGMASSFKKFLSEAQESDLKAALGAEGHGLAIFAVGADAQTSRVLGELRVRLAKQFGLLDESRFEFLWVVDFPLFDWDEESRRFVACHHPFTSPHPDDIELLETDPGACRAVAYDLVLNGYEVGGGSIRIHDTETQTRMFRAIGIPQEEAQDKFGFLLDALSFGAPPHGGLALGLDRLVMLLAGVDNIREVIAFPKTAQARCLMMEAPSEVDPRQLQELEIQHAKPQQYRAGVMFFESVPEELKAPMSALKTLTATSPASTSTVVLDGEVVKVETTRLFED; from the coding sequence ATGAAACTCGACCGCCTCTCCGACTTCACCCGTTCCCACCGCAATGGCGAGCTCCGCCTCAGCCATGCCGGCCAGCAGGTCCGCCTCCTCGGCTGGTGCAAACGCATCCGCAATCTCGGTTCCCTGGTCTTTCTGGACCTGCGGGATCGCTGGGGGGTCGTGCAGCTGGTGGCGGACGAGACCCAGGTGAGCCCCGAGCTTCTGGCCCGACTCAAGGCGGTCCGCAGCGAGTTCGTGCTGGGGGCCGAGGGTCTGGTGGCCGAACGCGAGCAGAAGAACCCCAACCTCCCCACCGGTGAGATTGAGGTCCGTCTGACGGAGCTCCGCATCCTCAATACCGCCCAGACGCCTCCCATCCCCGTGGATGACGCCAGTCAGGAGGCCAATGAGGACCTCCGGCTCAAATACCGATTCCTGGATCTCCGCCGCGAGAAACTGCAGCGCAACCTCGTCCTCCGCAGCGAGACCTCCAACATCATCCGCAACTACTTCCGGCGCCACGACTTCATCGAGGTTGAAACCCCGATCCTGGGCAAGTCCACGCCCGAAGGCGCCCGGGACTACCTGGTTCCGAGCCGGGTCCACCCCGGTGAGTTCTTCGCCCTTCCCCAGAGCCCCCAGCTCTTCAAGCAGCTCCTCCAAGTCTCGGGCTTCGAGCGCTACATCCAGATCTGCCGCTGCTTCCGGGACGAGGATCTGCGGGCGGACCGCCAGCCCGAGTTCACACAGGTGGACATGGAGATGAGCTTCGTCCGGCAGGAGGATGTCCAGAGCATGGTCGAGGGACTCATGGCCGAACTGGCGCCCCTGGCCGGGAAGACCGCCCAGGGCCCCTTCGCCCGCCTGCCCTACCGGGACGCCATGGAGTGGTATGGCTCCGATAAACCCGATCTCCGCTGCTCGCTGAAGATCCAGGATCTCACCCCCCTCTTCGCCCAGAGCGAGTTCAACCTCTTCCGGGCCGCAGCCGATTCCCAGGGCCAGCGCCGGGTGCGGGCGGTCTTCTTCCCGGGTGAGAACCCCGGCGCGCTCAGCCGCAAACAGCTTGATGAGATGCAGGAGGCTGCCAAGCAGCTGGGTGCCGGGGGGCTGCCCTATGTGAAGTGGGGCAAGGAGGGCATGGCCTCCAGCTTCAAAAAGTTCCTCAGCGAGGCCCAGGAATCGGACCTGAAGGCCGCCCTTGGCGCCGAGGGGCACGGCCTGGCCATCTTCGCCGTGGGTGCCGATGCCCAGACCTCCCGGGTCCTGGGTGAGCTCCGGGTGCGCTTGGCCAAGCAGTTCGGCCTCCTGGACGAGTCCCGCTTCGAGTTCCTCTGGGTGGTGGACTTCCCCCTCTTCGACTGGGACGAGGAATCCCGCCGCTTCGTGGCTTGTCATCATCCCTTCACCAGCCCCCACCCTGATGACATCGAGCTCCTGGAGACTGACCCCGGGGCCTGCCGTGCGGTGGCCTACGACCTGGTGCTCAATGGGTACGAGGTGGGCGGCGGCTCCATCCGCATCCACGACACCGAGACCCAGACCCGCATGTTCAGGGCCATCGGCATCCCCCAGGAGGAGGCCCAGGACAAGTTCGGCTTCCTCCTTGACGCCCTCAGCTTCGGCGCTCCGCCTCACGGCGGCCTGGCCCTGGGCCTGGACCGCCTGGTCATGCTCCTGGCAGGGGTGGACAACATCCGTGAGGTCATCGCCTTCCCCAAGACAGCCCAGGCCCGCTGCCTGATGATGGAGGCCCCCAGCGAAGTGGACCCCCGGCAGCTCCAGGAGTTGGAGATCCAACACGCCAAGCCCCAGCAGTACCGCGCCGGAGTCATGTTCTTCGAGAGCGTCCCAGAGGAACTCAAGGCCCCCATGTCGGCCCTGAAAACCCTGACGGCCACTTCACCGGCCTCCACCAGCACCGTGGTGCTGGACGGCGAGGTGGTCAAGGTGGAGACGACCCGGCTCTTCGAGGACTGA